One genomic window of uncultured Desulfovibrio sp. includes the following:
- the glyQ gene encoding glycine--tRNA ligase subunit alpha, translating into MYFQDVILTLQHYWAKQGCVVEQPSGVECGAGTFNPNTFLRVIGPEPWNVAYVEPSRRPTDGRYGENPNRLQRYFQFQVIMKPSPENIQELYLGSLAELGIDPACHDIRFVEDDWESPTLGAWGLGWEVWLNGMEVSQFTYFQQVGGIDLSPVSVELTYGLERLTMYLQGVESVYDLKWNENVTYGDIYHQNEVEQSRHNFEVSNAEMLLRHFNDFEGQCKAMLELNLPWPAYDYCLKCSHTFNLLDARGAISITERTGYIGRVRALAAGVAKLYAAQREEMGYPMLRGAK; encoded by the coding sequence ATGTATTTTCAGGACGTTATCCTCACCCTGCAACACTATTGGGCAAAGCAGGGCTGCGTAGTGGAACAGCCTTCGGGCGTGGAGTGCGGGGCCGGTACCTTCAACCCCAATACCTTCCTGCGCGTCATCGGCCCCGAGCCGTGGAACGTGGCCTATGTGGAGCCGTCGCGCCGGCCGACGGATGGTCGCTATGGCGAAAATCCCAACCGTCTCCAGCGTTATTTCCAGTTTCAGGTCATTATGAAGCCGTCGCCGGAAAATATTCAGGAACTCTATCTGGGCAGTCTGGCGGAACTGGGCATTGATCCCGCCTGCCACGACATCCGTTTTGTGGAGGACGACTGGGAATCGCCCACCCTGGGCGCCTGGGGCCTGGGCTGGGAAGTGTGGCTCAACGGCATGGAAGTGAGCCAGTTCACCTATTTTCAGCAGGTGGGCGGCATTGATCTTTCGCCCGTAAGCGTGGAACTGACCTACGGGCTGGAACGCCTGACCATGTATCTGCAGGGCGTGGAATCGGTGTATGACCTCAAGTGGAACGAGAACGTCACCTACGGCGACATCTATCACCAGAACGAGGTGGAGCAGTCCCGTCACAATTTTGAGGTGAGCAATGCGGAAATGCTGCTGCGCCATTTCAATGATTTTGAAGGGCAGTGCAAGGCCATGCTGGAGCTGAACCTGCCGTGGCCTGCCTATGATTACTGCCTGAAGTGCTCCCATACCTTCAATCTGCTGGACGCGCGGGGAGCCATCTCCATCACCGAACGCACCGGCTATATCGGCAGGGTGCGCGCCCTGGCTGCGGGCGTGGCCAAACTGTATGCGGCCCAGCGCGAGGAAATGGGCTATCCCATGCTCAGGGGGGCAAAGTAA